A region of the Dyadobacter sp. CECT 9275 genome:
AATACCTTGCTGATCTGCATCACGGGAACCACACTGGTGAAATTCGGGATGTCCGAAAGGAGCTCCATCCCATGCTGTTCCAACGCGCTTTCCAGTTTTTCCGGATCCGGAAAAAAGATACCGCAAATCACGGTATAGCTGGCACTTGTCCCCGGTGAGCCGCCAGCCACACCCTCTTCTACTTCCACTTTAATCAAACCTTCGGGGCCTAAAAGCGCTTTGACCAACGGGGTATGGGTATTGATATAGTAATCCATATCAAAATTATCTTCGGCACTATTCGGATAAAGAACTGTAAGTTTGACCATGATGATGCTGGATAGATAAGATTTTGACCTAAAATTAACATTTTTCTTAAATGTCCTGCGTGTTATAATTTCATACACCCATTAGGTATGACTGGCTGCTGATTCCTCGCTCCTGCCGGAACCCTTCAGGATTAACCATCGCTCACAACCTAAAAGAAGCATAATTTCATGCAATAACGTTTTAGAACCAAGCACCAAAAGAATAGCCGACGGTAACAGGTCATCATACCTATAAATGCACGCAGGATAGTATATGTTTAAAACAAAAATTCTATAATAGAAACTTTGGCAGTTAGTCCAAAGAGAAGATATTTTACTCCCCGAGACGGGAATAAGCAACATATTATTATGTTTTTTTTATTTGACTGAGTCATATATTAAAATAATTTATTAATATTGTGTTAAATTTTAATTAACGTCTGGAATTGCATCTCCAGGCTTATAACCAAATTAACTATAACTTAACTATGGGAAAAAGTTTACACAGGCTTATTATCATGTTGATGATATTGAGCAGCCCTGTTTTCGCTCAAACGATTACAGGAACAGTTAACTCTAAAACCGACGGATCCGCGCTGCCTGGCGTTTCCGTTTTGGTAAAAGGGACTACAAATGGGACGACGACCGATGCGGCCGGAAAATTCAGCATCGCTGCGTCTCCTTCCAACAGCCTGGTTTTTTCTTTCATCGGGTACAAAAATGTTGAAGTACTGGTTGGAAGCCAATCTGTTGTGAATCTTACAATGGAAGAGGATGCGGCAATGCTTAACGAGGTGGTTGTTACTGCACTTGGTATTTCCAAGGATCAACGTGCCCTGGGTTATTCCACTGCCGTGGTAAACAACGAGGCGCTGGTAAAAACCGCTTCTCCCAACTTTGCAAACGCATTGTATGGAAAAGCACCCGGGGTAAACATCAGTACAACACCCGGCGGTGCAACCAGTGGTGTGGCTATCAACATCCGTGGTTTTGCTTCTATTACAGGTAACACGCAGCCTTTGATCGTGATGGACGGTATCCCCATCCGTAACGGAAACTTCA
Encoded here:
- a CDS encoding EthD family reductase; this encodes MVKLTVLYPNSAEDNFDMDYYINTHTPLVKALLGPEGLIKVEVEEGVAGGSPGTSASYTVICGIFFPDPEKLESALEQHGMELLSDIPNFTSVVPVMQISKVL